Proteins encoded within one genomic window of Pigmentiphaga sp. H8:
- a CDS encoding TauD/TfdA family dioxygenase — protein sequence MDQTTLADSYRTASGLTVRKLTEYIGAQIEGVDLSRPIPADAVADIRDAWEQHGVVIFRDQDLPPVAHRDFSAHFGPLIGHVVNRFNMADCPEVTILSNITNEKGEKIGADRAGMLWHSDMSFLPRPSMGSLLYGVECPPQGADTEFASMFAAHDALPAEERQRLAGLRGVHDYPWHYRTYLSHRTPLTPAEEAKTPPVAHPLVRTHPSTGRQALYVGEGLTRSIEGMDDDAGRRLVVELSDFATQPAFVYRHKWQPGDLVFWDNRSTMHRATDFDNTYRRLMRRTTIQGDAPFYRPAGH from the coding sequence ATGGATCAGACGACTCTTGCAGACAGCTATCGCACCGCCAGCGGCCTTACCGTCCGCAAGCTCACCGAGTACATCGGCGCCCAGATCGAGGGCGTCGATCTTTCCCGGCCGATCCCCGCCGACGCCGTCGCGGACATCCGCGACGCCTGGGAGCAGCACGGCGTGGTGATCTTCCGGGACCAGGACCTGCCCCCCGTCGCTCACCGCGACTTCAGCGCGCACTTCGGTCCGCTGATCGGCCACGTGGTCAATCGCTTCAACATGGCCGATTGCCCGGAAGTCACCATTCTTTCCAACATCACCAACGAGAAAGGGGAGAAGATCGGCGCCGACCGCGCGGGCATGCTCTGGCATTCCGACATGTCGTTCCTGCCCCGTCCAAGCATGGGCTCGCTGCTGTACGGGGTGGAATGCCCGCCGCAAGGCGCGGATACGGAGTTCGCCAGCATGTTCGCCGCCCACGACGCCCTTCCCGCCGAAGAGCGGCAGCGGCTGGCCGGGCTGCGCGGCGTCCACGACTACCCCTGGCACTACCGCACCTATCTGTCCCACCGCACGCCGCTCACGCCGGCCGAAGAAGCCAAGACGCCGCCCGTCGCGCATCCGCTGGTACGCACCCATCCCTCCACGGGCCGGCAGGCGCTGTACGTCGGCGAAGGCCTGACCCGCAGCATCGAAGGCATGGACGACGATGCCGGCCGGCGCCTGGTCGTGGAGCTGAGCGACTTCGCCACCCAACCCGCCTTCGTGTATCGCCACAAATGGCAGCCGGGCGATCTCGTCTTCTGGGACAACCGGTCGACCATGCATCGGGCCACCGACTTCGACAATACCTATCGCCGGCTGATGCGGCGTACGACGATCCAGGGCGATGCGCCGTTCTACCGCCCTGCCGGGCACTGA
- a CDS encoding GntR family transcriptional regulator, whose protein sequence is MALDSLLLRSPPNLTSLPEQVAEAIAEAIMKNEIAPGASLREIPLAGYFGVSRSSVREAFRILERDGVVSIQPRHGAKVTALSHDEMVEIYQIRAALLGVACDLFARSRTEAHLRRLDDTLARMSTLEGADEQARALEHAALSASMARLICEHCGNRKLASMLNQMSLQIARYTNLGLSSATRREQSLDNWRGLLEALRRQDHAGANLCGQKLVQDNLAYALNVLAT, encoded by the coding sequence ATGGCTCTCGACTCCCTGCTGCTACGGTCTCCCCCCAATCTCACGAGCCTGCCTGAACAGGTCGCCGAAGCCATCGCCGAAGCGATCATGAAGAACGAGATCGCGCCCGGCGCCAGCCTGCGCGAAATCCCGCTCGCGGGTTATTTCGGGGTCAGCCGCAGCAGCGTGCGCGAAGCGTTCCGCATCCTTGAACGCGACGGCGTGGTGTCCATCCAGCCCCGCCACGGCGCCAAGGTCACCGCGCTCAGCCACGATGAAATGGTCGAGATCTACCAGATCCGTGCCGCGCTGCTGGGCGTCGCGTGCGATCTTTTCGCCCGATCCCGCACCGAGGCCCACCTGCGCCGCCTGGACGATACGCTGGCCCGCATGTCCACGCTCGAAGGCGCCGACGAACAGGCGCGCGCGCTGGAACACGCCGCGCTGTCCGCCAGCATGGCCCGGCTGATCTGCGAACACTGCGGCAACAGGAAACTGGCCAGCATGCTGAACCAAATGTCGCTGCAGATCGCCCGCTACACCAATCTCGGCCTGTCCTCCGCCACTCGCCGCGAACAGTCGCTGGACAACTGGCGCGGGTTGCTCGAAGCGCTGCGCAGGCAAGACCATGCCGGCGCCAATCTTTGCGGCCAGAAACTGGTCCAGGACAACCTGGCCTATGCGTTGAACGTGCTCGCCACCTGA